The Chiloscyllium plagiosum isolate BGI_BamShark_2017 chromosome 38, ASM401019v2, whole genome shotgun sequence genome segment NNtctttaaaagcttcccagtcctccgttttcccacttatctttgctatgttatactttttctcttttaactttatatgtttcttaacttcccacatcagccatggccacccataCCTCCTCCTAGCATCTTtcctcctttttggaatgaactgatcctgcattatACACACAAATATctaccattgttcctccactgtcatccctgctaaggtattgcaccattgaactttggccagctcctccctcatagctccatagttccctttattcaactgaaatattgtcacttctggttgcaccctctccctttcaaattgcagtttgaagcttattgtattatggtcactacttccgaATGGCTCCTTCACTCcgtgatcaattctggttcgttgcacaataccagatccagaattgccttgtCCGTgataggctccagcaccagctgttctaagaatccatctcagaggcactccacaaagtctccaataccatcctgattctcccagtctacctgcatgttgaaatcccccataacaactgtagtaacatctttgcgacagacAATTTCAGCTCCtaattcaacttacatccgacatccagactactgtttgggggcctgtagataactcccaagagggtctttttatccttagaatcaggggatgtagagtcaggatggatagagctgagaaattctaggTCCCCCCTCACAAgtgactgaatatcatcccttaccaacatggccaccccaccccctctgcccgtcagtctgtcctcatgatagcacatgtagccttgaatattcatttcccaggccctgtccacttgaagcctcgtctcagttatccccacaatattgtatctaccaatttccaaaagagcctcaagctcatccatcttatttctaatgcttcatgcattcatatatagtatttttaatttgttactgccctcacccttcccatcaactcctatttcactcaaccttacagcatgatccctttgagttttctgcttcattgatagttgtctttcttgacttcccttgttctaactttcccttcaattcccttaaacatccagtttgtctcttcccctcccccgctacttagtttaaatgcagctgctgtgttgcagtagcaaacctgcctgccagaatgctggttccCAATCTATTAAAGGTGCAAACTGTCTCTCCTGTATaaatttatgtttaccacaaaacataccctagcgatccaagaatttaaatccttgcttcctgcaccagctcCCCAGCtgcacgttcaagtccattatctccccgTTTCTGGCCTCATCAGCCTGAGGAACTAGaggcaaaccagagataaccaccctggatgtcctgcttttcagccttcttcctagttctcccaAGTcctgctgtagtatgttcctcctcttcatcctgacatcatttgtgctgacatgtaccaccacctctggctcttcaccttcatccttgaggatttcctgcactcctgtctgtgatgtctttaaccctggcaccaggaaggcaacacctTCCTCGAATCCTGCCTGCTGCCTCAAAAACcctggtcagttcctctcactatggaacATGCCGAAATGGCTGATGCATTGAATAGgtatttgtgtctgtcttcagtGGAGGACATGCATAACAAGGACACAAAGATAGGAGAGATCCTGGAAACAATCATGAGTGTTTGGCAACCAATAGAGCTaagtagataagtctcctggtcctgatggcATACACCCCAGAATGctaaagagaggcaagagaaatagcaaatgcacttgtggtaatttttcaAGTTTAACTGGACCATGGGACAGTTCCAGCACATTGGAAAACAAAGATGACCAAAAAGATAGTTGAGTCAGGAGGACATGAAGGAAAGAAAGTTTAAAGGAATGTGATCCAAGCGCAGGCTTCCTACAGTTTGCATGTGTAGGACATACCATTGCAGTATATAGGATTGTAGAGATGACTAAACAAGTTAGGAGCAGACCAGTCCCCCAAAAAAAGTGTTCGGCTTGAAGTCGAGCTCAATCTACTGATTCCATTCCAAACATGGGCCTCAAGCACAAGCAGCCTTTGATTCCTCAAAATCTCTACCAGCAGTTGATGCTGTTGTTGTTGTAGTTGTAGTATTGTGCTTCctatcattttcattttattttgaaagagggAACAGGTAAGCAAGAGGGGAGGTAGGTAAAGGTAAAAAGTCAAACAAAATTGGTAGTACCAAAGAAAGGAAACCATGGAATAATTTTCCAGATGAATTTTATTTCTCTAGGAGCACCATTACAAGGTATGAGTTGTATACATTCTAAGCTAAGGAATAACCAACTTTGGACATTTGATATGAATAACATTAGTTGCATAATAGGAGAATGAAAACATGGAACCAGCAAAAGTGGATCTCAGCCAATTAGTTATCCTTGGGCATACACTAAATGTATGACTTCATTATTTAGACTTCCACAGTTTGTACCTCCCATAGTCAACTTCACAACTTCATGGCATTATGCAAAACAGGACAGTGACTTTGACCAGGGTTAACAGCCATTGAGAGAGAGTGTCCAATATAGGACTTATTGCAATATTTTGTACATTACATAATTTATCAAATGATAAATTACCAGATTTGTACAAGGAATGAAATTCTGCAAGTAATTTTAAACTTGCTGGGACAGGAACCCGATAAGACCAGAGGAATTAGTGTTTAATGTGATCACCTTCAgtggaaggggaaaaaaaaacagctagGAGAGAAAAATGCAATCTAGTGCTGGTTTAAACAAGCCAGTCTATTCTGAAATAACAATTAATCAGAGGTTCCTTTCACATGCAGCAATTATGTTTCTTCATTTATTGATTCTATAGGATAGAGAAACAACTCCACCATTGAAGGAAAGATTTAGCTTCTGTTTCTTGGCATGGAGATAAAACATTTCCACAGTTAGGTTTGTGTACATATTTGAGATACAGGATTAGATTAAACATGTAAATGGGTGTTTATCCAAAGACTAAATTAGAAAACAGCATGTGTGGGTTTAATCGTGGCCAAGTCTAATGAACACCTTGTTAATTTGCTGTCTACATTGTTTAgtggaatgcaaaaacaaactAGATTGATTACATTAAAAAAGATATCTTTCCATTCATCATTCCAAAGTATGTCATTTCAACTCATGGAGTGGGCTTCATTTAGATGGCAGGAATTACATGAAGTAAATGTGGATGGAGACCACTCCATGAGCAAGGACTTTAAAAAGCAAATCTTACATTTAATGTATACAATTGCATCCTCAATATTATAGTGGAGCCATAATCCATTCATTGCAACTATTGTAGCTATACAGAGGATTGTTGGCTTTTTAAGCTATTAAAAAGACAATTAGAAACATTTGCCTTGTGGTCCATCTGATGATCTGGAGAGAAAAGCCAAAATATCTATCCATCAATCATTGCCACCACACAGTTTCACGAGGGTATCTCTATAGTCCCCACCTGTATCTCCCTGTGGGTAGAAATATCAATTGTTATTAACCAGAGGTAAGCACAGACTCCCACACCATTCTTTCCCCATTTTCTTCCAACTTTTGCAACGAGTAAagcatttgcctgcacttggcccacatccctccaaatctttcctattcaagcCATCAGATGGCGTTGTAATTATactagtctctaccacttcctccggcaaagagaaagtttacagcccaggaacagatccttcgaccctctgagccgatccaaatctatcTAAACCTGGTCGCCAGTTCCTAAGCATTGGTATCCCtcctctgctccctacctactcatgcatctgtccagatgcatctgtGCCTGCCTCTCCACCTCTGCTTGCAATGCGGTACAGATACCCACCACCGTGTATTGCCTACGTGCACTAACCTCTGGGTTTAAAACCTGagtttagtgggcggcacagtggcaaccactgctgcctcacagcgccagagacccgggttcaattcccgcctcaggcaactgtgtgtggaatttgcacattcacccagtgtctgcgtgggtttcctccaggtgctccggtttcctcccacagtccaaagatgtgcaggtcaggtgaattggccattctaaattgcctgtagtgttaggtaaggggtaaatgtagggctatggtatgggtgggttgcgcttcggcgggttggtgtggacttgttgggccgaagggcctgcttccacactaatgtaatctaatctaatgtaatctaacctaatctaaaacgTTGCCtgttgggtcccttttaaatctttctcctctcaccttatacctatgccctctagttttggactttccaaTCTTGGGAAAGATCTTGACTGTGAATGCTATTCaccttcctgattttataaacctctacacggTCACCACTAGGCCTCTGACACTAGGGAAAGTTGCTCTTATTACCTATTCAGTTGGACAAGGTGGGAAGTCATATGACTTATTTAACATTAAACTAAATGTAATGGATTTGATCAAATATGAACctggattaagttaaaaatcacaccaccaggttatagtcagacaggtttatttggaagcactagctttcggagcactgttccttcaccaggtagtggtgtcctgatgaaggagcagcactcaaagctagtgcttccaaataaacctgtctgaCTAAAATCTGGTGGtgtaattttttaaactttgtacaccccagtccaaaaccagcatctccaaatcatgaatctGGATGCAGTAGCCAATTTAAGGCAAAGAGTAGTTTTGTAATGGGAGACTCCTTTGGGGGTGGTGGGAGAAAGCAACATGAGTACTGGGCCACAAGAACCCCTCAGCCTAGGCACTGCCCAaatcccacctcctccaggagGGAAGTGGATAACaaaacaggttgattacaaaatatttaaTACACCCATGACCACTAGTGCCAAAAGCTCAACTAAAAATCAGCACATTGAAGACTTTCAGGTCCCACACTACAgaagtgaaaaaaaacaaaaacaaacttaaaTTGTTTGGCTTGGAATGCAGTTGTCAAAAAAACTGCTTGTACAGTGCCTAGTTAAATATTACTTTTCAGCCAAAGGGAAAATACCACTAGGAGGCAGTAGCATCACGTTTACAACTTACCTCAATTGAAGAATGAAGGGTGTTCTCATATTTTGATTTATAAATAGCTTTGATTTCCACCAGGTCAACTTCAGATCGAGACACCATAATTCTCACCAGAGTGTTGTCATCTGTTCCAGCACCCTATTTTTAATCAGGGCAAGCCATTAAATCATAAAAGAAACAGATCAGAGCCCAACAGTAAAAGACTGTCCTGCTGTGTACAACTAGAGAGACATGAGGACTCTGGACTGGCTAGGATAATTTATAAAAAAGAATTCGCTACACAATCACCTACTTGCCCAGAATCCAAAGATAACCTTGGGCCCCTCTAATTATAGtgagttgtggttctgttcgccgagctggaagtttttgttgcaaacgtttcgtcccctggctaggcgacatcatcagtgcttgggagcctcctgcgaagcgcttctttggtgtttcctccggtgtttatagtggtctgtccctgccgcttccggttgtcagtttcagctgtccgctgtagtggttggtatattgggtccaggtcgatgtgtttgttgatggagtttgtggatgaatgccatgcctctaggaattccctggctgttctctgtctggcttgccctatgatagtagtgttgtcccagtcgaattcatgttgcttgttgtctgtgtgtgtggctattaaggacaacattactatcatagggcaagtcagacagaacagtcagggaattcctagaggcatggcattcatccacaaactccatcaacaaacacatcgacctggacccaatataccaaccactacagcggacagctgaaactgacaaccggaagtggcagggacagaccactataaacaccggaggaaacatcaaagaagcacttcgcaggaggctcccaagcactgatgatgtcgcctagccaggggacgaaacgtttgcaacaaaaacttccagctcggcgaacagaaccacagcaacgagcacccgagctacaaatctttgcacaaactttgaaaattatAGTGAGATCTAAAGGGGTGTTGGTGTCTGTTTCTGAACAGACACCCCCCAGAACTAGTCCATTGCAGCACACTGTTGGCAAATCTCCAACCCTCAAGGCAGAGTGCTTAGACTTCAGGTCAACACCAAGAATAGGAAAGTAACAGAGGCCCAGGTATCAAGATGATCAGGGctttgctggagatggtcagtgtCCAAGATAACATTTAGACACTGGCAAAAGCTTCATTAAGGCAAGGTGTCAGGGGTGAAGGAAAGCAAGTAGAAATTAAACAAAGTGATCAGAgccaaaactgaaaaaaaacccaataaaTCATGGCTTTAAGAAAAGGTAACAAGGTTACAGCTGAGttggtgaacaaaaaaaaaagacttagaCAACTTTGTGCAGGGGAAGTTGCAAATGAACAGTTGACAAAAAGCTCAACTTTGACAAAAGcaagtgctgccagacttacCTTCATTGCATTATAAAGCTTTTCTGCAAAATAGGCTGGGGTATTCTTCACACatttgactgaaaacaaaaaagggACAAGCTATTGTCAATTGTAATACACAGCTAGCAAACACAGCCTTGCTATCAATTAGTCATTTGCAAGCTATTTTTGTTGTACAATAGAcctgaaaaaaaagtgttaaataCAGTGAGTAGCATTCAATATTCCTGATTGCAGCAGAAGGGATCATGGTCTCCTAGTTCTCAAGTTTGAGACTCATTGTGCAATAGACAATTTGGTTTAAGACAAGTCTTCTCAATAGAAGCAAACCACTGTTGTCCAGCAGAGGACACAGGTCCTGTATATTTTAGTACAAATGAATAGCAGCAAGTCTGCTGGATGATCTTTGCACACTTCAATTTGTAGCTGCCTAAAATGCTATAGAATCTAGTTTGGGTTAAAAAGTTACTATTTAATAATTCTGTAGGTctgcaatattaaaaaaaaccaatCAGTTAAAGCCTTTGCAGTCATACTCCATTGATCAGATTGGAAAGTGCCAATCTCCTCTTCACACAGGCTGTGAAATGGGTTCAGCTCTGGATTATGCACATCAGTTGATTTGTTAGTTGACATACAGTAtgaaatttaaaatcacaagaaAATATTCATGTCAGAACTTAAATTAGCATTAACAAGGGATTTGTAAACACAAGTATTTGCATGTTGAGGACCCACCTTTTCCCCCCACCCAAAAAACCCTCCAATTCTGAAGCACATGTAGCTCCACTTGCCCCACAGGAGGATGGGAATTTTTTGGTAGAAGCCAGAAAGCAatagaaaacagttaacatttctcaAAAGGAGAGCTCAAGCAAGCTGGGGGAGGTGGACAAGTGAAAAAAGTGGTTTCAAGACTAGAAAGGTTAATATCCAAACAAAGCTCTAGTATGTTGGAATTTTTCCTTCCATTGGCTGAGGAATACTTAGTCAAAAAGGTTAGAGCAATTTATATAACAATAATTGACTGCTAGGAATGTAATTATTGTTATGAATGTACACATTGGTGGgcaacacagtggcacagtggttagcactgctgcctctcggcaccagagacccgggttcaattcccacctcaggcgactgactgtggagtttgcacgttctccccgtatctgcgtgggtttcctcccacagtccaaagatgtgcaggtcaggtgaattggccatgctaaattgcccatagtgttaggtaaggggtaaatgtaggggtatgggatcATTGCACTTcaaggggtcggtgtggacttgttgggctgaagggactgtttccacactaatgtaatctaatctaatcatgttcaAGGCAAATGTTACAAGACTTAACTAAGCAAAATTCAGTGGGAAATAATGGCTAGAGTGGATATGAATTTAAGTGGCAAGTAAGATCTCCAGTTCAAGTCAAGTCATTTTAAACAATGCAAAAACCCATGATTATTAAACAGTAAACTGTTTCACAAAGACAAGATTATAGTGAAATGGGCATTTGTTGCTCACTGCTTTGTGCTCTACACCCACATAAGATTCATTTCTACTCCACTTCAAATGAGAGCTATAAAAATGTCAGCTATGATTAATTAATAGAATCTTTAATTGAGGTTTTCACTTTAAATGCCTTACCAATGGCCAACATAACTTGCTGCAGACTGCCAGAACATTCACTGCCGATGCTATCTTCAAGGTCAATGTCATACACTTTCTGATACTCGTCAAAGACTGCATGCACACAGGAGTATAAATAACAAAGTAGATTAGCTTTCTGCTAATGGCAAAGCATTCAGAACAGGTTCTGCCAGTTGCTGTAGTCAAATCACAATGgaaattaatttaaatgaatgCTATTGACTGAATGTTAAATAGCAGCTATTATTAGCTACAAACCAATTGTGGCAATTATacttgctcataagacaattgaATCAGCAATTAGAGTGCACATTTTGTAATTGCATTGCTGCAAACTAATCTTGACTACTCCTACATCTTGACCCTCAAATATATTTTCTCCTAGGTTTGATGAGATTGCTTGTTCATTAATACCTGCTAATAAATGAGGAACACTCCTTGAACAGAGAATAGCAATGAATTTTTCTTCATCTGTGCCCCAAGCATTTTCACCAGCTTCATAGAGAGCCTTTATTTGGAAAGAGGCAAAATTTCAGTGGAGAATCATACATGGTGTAGCTACATACAAACAATACCTTCCACAATGTTTGTATTCAGAATGTGGACATTGCAGGCTAGGCCACATTTATTGCACATGTAAAAATTTACTCTGGAGGGGGCAACAAACTACAGTCACTGGGGCATGGGCACACAGTCAGTACCACTTAGGAAGAAGTGTTCcttctgtcactgggtcaaaacccagAATTAATATCATTCCAAGTTATGATTCAGGTTTCAGGAAGCAAAAATCAGAAAAAGCATTGCTACATCTCAGCTGCCCTCATCCATTCAGATAGATAGCAGTCACCATGgatttgtaaggtgctgtcagaggcttggtgaatttctgtgcagtccatcttgtagatggtacacactactgcaatAGTGAGATACCAAAGAGTTTGAATATGAAGTGTGGATGATGGTGGTGGGCACCTGCACATCAAGTGGGTTCAACTGTGGAATACAAGGGgctatgattagattctcttggagatggtcactccTGCCCCTTGCAGTGCACCCCTAGTTGCAGAGTTGGCATGTGATGTTCAGGACCTCACAGATAGGAgcatcttttacactgatgtgctgggctttccCCCCCTGCCCCCTCTCAGAATAGAGAAATTTGTGGACCCTCCAACAAGTTGTTGAATCACCCTTCACATGTGGCAGGACTGACCGCTTTTAAAATCATAGTGGATGCCACTGATTGGAGTAATCTGGCCCAATCTACTGAGTGTGGAATCAGTAGGCTTAGTCTATTGCATGAAAGCAGTAGGTGTGGCTTTACCTTGGGCTATTTTTAAGATGTACTTTGTGTTACTCCCTGAACTCTTCATTGATCTACATTTGATCTCCTTGCGAGACAGAAATAGAAGGGAGTTTGCCAGAAAGATACACCAGGCAATGAGACAGAATACAATTTTGATGTCCCAAAGCACTGAGTGGATGCTAGATCTGTTTAGTGTCTAGCAAAGAGTCAGTGCCACCCAACAGTGCCATCTTCCATGTGTGGATGGGATTTGCATACAAAAGACCTGTGGCATCATGCTAATACAGACCCAGACATTAAAGAATAGACCATCATTTCCCTCCTTACTTTGACTTTCCAAGGAGACAGGCAAGTGGATGAGAAGTTGTATTAATGAAGTGATAAGGTTTGCTGCTCTGTAATATATGTACATCTCACCTTAGCATCATCTTCTGCTTGAGAAGCATCTACACCCCCTTCATCACGGTTACcctaagtgtttttttaaaaaaaaaagcaataaaaaagTGACTCTTGATCACTGGCAGTCATGAGAAAATACAGCAAAAACATTTTAGACAACAACATGCATTGGGAAATGACAGAAATATTGTTTTTGTGGCAGACTGGAGATTCTAGGAACATCTCTATCGATTAACTTGCTGCTGCTACATTGCTTAGTACAGTTGTATCTATCTAATTCTATAGAAACTATTCCTAATCTAATTAGGACTCATTTTCCATTACAATCTGCAAACAGGGGTTTGCAAAGAAGTTGCTTCCTTTCTCAGAAGGCAGACTGTTCAATTTAGGATCACTTAGTGTCAAATAAGCAATTGGTCTTGGGACATAAAACACTTCTGCCTGGATAACATGGTAATtcagggggggaaaaaaaaaaaaaggttaattcaTGAGCCAATCACAAGTAAAAAGGAGCACATTCCAGACACTGGAGAGTGAGAGCAACTGCTGGAGTCTGGCTTCACTGACAAGTGTTGAGTGGCCGATCGTCCCCTCAAACAAAAGAAAGTTCTACCAAGACTAGAGAACACCTGctagaaaatttaaaaagcaggTAGATAAATTAAATCTTAGAACATAATCTGGGTCATAGACCTTTTAAAGTATACTTATTTCAAGTGGTCACACCAAGTTGTAGAAACTTGGAGGGTTCACTATCATTTGTTTGATAATGACAGATAATTAGTGGTATGCAAAGGAAATATTCCGGACACTCAAATTTATCCAACATTGCTATGACATCTAGCCACCAGATGGCAGCATTGGGTTTTCTGGTGCTGACAGCAATGGAGTTCAGGCACTGGTTCCAACTTTGAAACCAAGCTGGATCAGAGTTTTGAACTATTCCACAGCCTTGAGATCACATCTTTTGGACTATGTGCTGAAAAAAggttaagggaaaaaaaaaagtggtgagGAGTTGTTTGCAGGTTGAAAAGAACTAAATTGAAATGATGTCCTCCATAGAAGTCATGTAAGCAGCAATTTCTGGAGGAATTTCTTACAGGCACAGGCCACACAAGCAGAAAGCCATGGTCAGGCTGCAGTTTAACACTGACTGAGGGGAGTGAAACAGAAGCAAGACTTTTCAGAAGCTTGCTACAAGCTCTCAAAGCTGCTCTCTCCACTTCTGTGGAAAAGTGGACTCAAACttcattgatatttttaaaaaacacagtaaaATCCAAAGAGTACAAAAAAAGCTGAGGAGCAAAGTAACCAGCAAGCTACAAATTAGGAGGCAAAGAATCAAACAATTGTGGTAGTCTGAGAATATTGTCCAAAATGTTTGTCTTGCACAAGTTCATAGACATATGGGCTGAATGGAGTAGAACTAGaccatcggccatgattgaatggtaaaaCAGGCTCAATGTTTGTCaacccactctcctgccttcttcccataacccaaTTTTCCATAAATGAAAAACcccatcttaaatacactcagtgacttggcctccacagccctctgcagcaatgagttccagaggGAAAATCCTCTGGTTGAGGAAATTCATCTCAGCATGGAGGGACTCTTTAGGACTGAGGCTGTGtctttgggtcctagtctttcctaggAGCAGAGGCATCTCACACACAATATAGAAAGAGAAAGAACATGTATCACAAGtgtgttgtttaaaaaaaaagactaagGAAGCCTTGCTTTTATCCTGGGTCAGAGGACATTGGGATTTCTGAATGGTGGAGTTCAACTTTGATACTTTGCTCCTGTTGTCCTTCTATCTGAAGGAAATTTACTCACCACTGCTGCTGGAATTCCCTATTTATTATGTACCTTAACATTTAAGCagagagaggtgattgctggcCCCAAAAATGGCTGTAGCAAGTTGTTTAATAACCTTTGTATTGCTATGTTCACTGCCTGATATTAGTAACCAGGTTGCTatagtgaatttaaaaaagtaGGTAGGTTAAACTCTATGACCAATTCTCAATGTTCCACAAATATGAAGCTTGTCCAACAGGAAGTTCTAGCAAATAAAATTTTTTCCCATGCCATCTTGAAATTTGTGAAAAATGCCTAGGTTTAAAAAGTGATAGAGATAATATAGTTACCTGAACTAAAGAAACCAGAACACGTTGAAAGTAACTGGATGTATCAGAGCAGATATCCTCCTCCAAATCAGATTCAAAAtctggaaaagaaaaatcaagagaAGCTGATAAAGAGCCAAGTGGTGAATGGAGTAAAAAAATTGCAGAAATGGAGGAATGCACTCTGATAAAGATACTCATTACAGAACTTCAATAAAGTTGCCATATACCATGGCCACTGGTACCCAAATGCATGAGATAAATAGAACCATCAGCTGACAAGTTCTACTACAAGTAAATAGGAACCCACTAGTCAAAATAGGGAGGGAGGCTAGAAAGTTACTGAAAGTTTATCCAAGGATTGCTGGATTTATActattaaaaatgacaaaatacacACTAACAGCAGATACTTGTAGTATTGTTGGTACTTTCATTCTTAATGAATGATGAGTTGAGAATCAGtggaacaaaagaaaaatggagaactaaaaaaaaaactgcagattctgtaaaccagaaatagctggaagagctcaacaggtttggcagcatctattggGAGATATCAATGTTTCAGTTCAAAGGATCTTTCCTCCAAACATCTCTGGGAATGGTGGGGCTCAACTTCTAGCCCATGtactgagaaagggtcactcaagTTATCTAaatttctctccagatgctgccggacctaaGCTTTTCCAAGAGtttgttttggtttgttaaaaacCAACCAAAAAGTTTATTTTGGTCCCCTCCTGCAATTATGCTGTTAAAGGCAAGTTCAGCAGAATTCCAAACTCACTTTGTACCTAATGTGGAATTAATATCTGGGTGGGTGACAAGTGGAAAAAACCAGAAACATTGGAACTGCAGTAATACTGAAGTTTAACCAAACCGATTGTGGAAAGTACTAGGGACAGATAGATTTGAATTTAGAGAAATCGGCCGTGAGACTGAAAGCAAAAAAGTACCCCACCAAACTACTCCATCAGCTCAGGAGCAAAAAAATGACAATAAAAAAAGTCAGTAAGAGTGTGTGTTGAGGGGTATATATTAAGTAGCACAACATGGCCTGGTTAATtagggaggagggggggggaatTAATAAAAAAATCTCTCCATTGTTGCAAATCTTTCAATGCTAGCAGCTGTAATACAAATtcctgaggtgggagagtccagaactagaagataTAGATTAGGggaagagggaaaaatataaaagggacctaagaggcaacttttgcagagggtggtgcatgtgtggaatgaactgccggaggaagtggtggaggctggtacaattacaacattttaagaaaggcatttggatgggtacatgaataggaagggtttagggggacatgggccaaatgctggcaagtgggactagattaggata includes the following:
- the LOC122541792 gene encoding annexin A5-like, which codes for MAAKGVGRTSGTVCDYPDFDASQDAEVLHKAMKGFGTDEDVILDILAQRSNNQRQQIIRAYKTVVGKDLIDDLKSELSGKFESLIVALLLPPERYDAKELHDALKGAGTSEDVLIEILASRNNAQIQQIVQVYKEDFESDLEEDICSDTSSYFQRVLVSLVQGNRDEGGVDASQAEDDAKALYEAGENAWGTDEEKFIAILCSRSVPHLLAVFDEYQKVYDIDLEDSIGSECSGSLQQVMLAIVKCVKNTPAYFAEKLYNAMKGAGTDDNTLVRIMVSRSEVDLVEIKAIYKSKYENTLHSSIEGDTGGDYRDTLVKLCGGND